A single candidate division TA06 bacterium B3_TA06 DNA region contains:
- a CDS encoding AAA family ATPase has product ASQYLILGSKARAILRGELTPGEEDLKAMAHPVLRHRLVTSFAAEAEGVTTDDLVDRLLAEAGAFT; this is encoded by the coding sequence GGGCGTCGCAGTATCTGATATTGGGGTCAAAGGCGCGGGCGATACTTCGGGGTGAGCTGACACCGGGTGAGGAGGATTTGAAGGCCATGGCGCATCCGGTATTAAGGCACAGGTTGGTGACCTCGTTTGCTGCCGAGGCTGAGGGTGTTACTACCGACGATCTCGTGGACAGGCTGCTTGCGG